A genome region from Anolis carolinensis isolate JA03-04 chromosome 6, rAnoCar3.1.pri, whole genome shotgun sequence includes the following:
- the LOC103282719 gene encoding ubiquitin carboxyl-terminal hydrolase CYLD, with protein sequence MKPRRLFIVMKGFMGETTAGEEVKVSKGSLLSQEDAQGSSPDGTFLAKIVDTEKMVWVPPWATWELSGSQSGLLEAVTNGDERLALLKQERLMRRLSTLRKGDRVKVQITSASGRKVQGIIRYRGPIDKSKHDTSVIFGVELVGSAAGRGFTDGSFKGQKFFSCRENCGVFVPANRIEPDDSPEGSPPAPPRDRTRECARIQLTSGDPLSSPGLEIGDRVFFRMEDSTPTGTVVYCDHLPKKLETGVFVGILLDQPVGSWDGHFKDHVLYRMPSPEFGMLLPISKVFKEQVDRSPEILANRSSPSISEEYEDHLSLSSIRYPPRMEECSPKEIPRGILSDDPQKKEVGTSELEQNEEEKEEEEEEDDDDDSDEQYNHHLLEINSVVEVNNPPIYGVIRWIGKLPDVAETIAGLELEEPLSSGCTDGQYRGIRYFHCQPNKALFIKLRRCRPDSRFGAVQHLENPVLRCNSLDFRVYASARVEEDTPPPPLGDEALEHLSGWKKGIQGHCNSCYLDATLFCMFTFTSVLDSMLLRPADKNDGESYTETRDLLRTEIVNPLRKNGYVCATKIMALRKALEKAGHSSGFTSEEKDPEEFLTLLFRVLKMEPLFQIRSAGQDPHGCIFYQIFVEDHPPQVVPTVQELLEGSLVTGDLKFTEAPSCLILQMPRNGKNFKAFRTIQPSLELDLTDLLEETPRECSICQELAVNECLDCYGDPSFGIQRIKQFCRVCSQQVHKHRARRSHHPRPLHLPKELSPSGSLPEIIPRQTMQLFGVLCIETSHYVAFTRQGPDVHQWLFFDSMADREGGLNGFNIPRVTPCSEVADYLEMSPEELRSLDPKSLPACARRLLCDAYMCFYHSPSLGLYK encoded by the exons ATGAAGCCCCGCCGACTCTTCATTGTCATGAAAGGCTTTATGGGAGAAACAACTGCAGGAGAAGAGGTGAAGGTATCCAAAGGCAGCCTCTTGAGCCAAGAAGACGCCCAAGGAAGCTCCCCAGATGGAACATTTCTGGCCAAGATTGTGGACACAGAAAAAATGGTCTGGGTGCCTCCATGGGCCACTTGGGAGCTGAGCGGGTCCCAGTCGGGTCTCCTGGAGGCGGTGACCAATGGAGACGAACGTCTGGCTCTCCTCAAACAAGAGCGGTTGATGCGCCGACTGAGCACCCTTCGGAAAGGGGACCGGGTCAAGGTTCAAATCACGTCCGCCTCCGGGCGGAAAGTTCAGGGCATCATCCGATACCGGGGACCCATCGACAAGAGCAAGCATGATACGAGTGTCATCTTTGGAGTGGAGCTGGTG GGTTCTGCTGCTGGGAGAGGCTTCACCGATGGTTCCTTCAAAGGACAGAAGTTCTTCTCTTGCCGGGAAAACTGCGGCGTCTTTGTGCCTGCCAATCGAATTGAGCCAGACGACTCGCCAGAGGGCAGCCCACCAGCACCTCCGAGAGACCGGACCCGGGAATGCGCTCGGATCCAGCTGACATCAGGAGACCCCTTGTCCTCTCCGGGGTTGGAGATTGGGGACCGTGTCTTCTTCAGGATGGAGGACAGCACCCCTACCGGCACCGTGGTGTACTGTGACCATCTTCCCAAGAAATTGGAAACCGGGGTCTTCGTAGGGATTCTTTTG GACCAGCCAGTGGGTTCATGGGATGGCCACTTCAAAGACCACGTCCTCTACCGTATGCCGTCTCCAGAGTTTGGGATGCTTCTTCCAATTTCTAAAGTATTTAAAG AACAAGTTGATAGAAGTCCTGAGATATTGGCCAACCGTTCATCTCCATCCATCTCAGAGGAATATGAGGATCACTTGTCCTTGTCCTCCATCCGTTACCCTCCCAGGATGGAGGAGTGTTCTCCAAAGGAAATCCCAAGAGGAATCCTTTCTGATGATCCACAGAAGAAAGAAGTGGGAACTTCAGAGCTGGAACAGaatgaagaggaaaaggaagaagaggaggaagaggatgatgatgatgacagtgatGAACAGTATAACCACCATCTCCTAGAAATCAACTCCGTGGTGGAGGTTAACAACCCACCAATCTATGGGGTGATCCGCTGGATTGGGAAGCTGCCTGATGTAGCCGAGACCATTGCTGGGCTGGAGCTG GAGGAGCCACTGTCTTCAGGCTGTACCGATGGGCAATACCGAGGGATTCGCTATTTCCACTGCCAGCCAAACAAAGCACTGTTTATCAAGTTACGCCGTTGTCGTCCCGATTCTCGGTTTGGTGCTGTGCAGCATCTAGAGAATCCTGTTTTGCGATGCAACTCCCTGG ATTTCCGGGTCTATGCCAGTGCGCGAGTGGAAGAAGACACACCTCCACCTCCATTGGGCGATGAGGCCTTGGAGCATCTCTCGGGATGGAAGAAGGGCATTCAGGGGCATTGCAATTCCTGCTATCTGGATGCCACTCTTTTCTG TATGTTCACTTTTACTTCTGTGTTGGATTCGATGCTCCTCCGCCCAGCAGACAAAAACGACGGGGAATCTTACACGGAGACTCGAGATCTGCTCCGAACAGAGATAGTCAACCCTTTGCGCAA GAACGGCTACGTCTGTGCTACCAAAATCATGGCTCTACGGAAGGCTTTGGAAAAAGCTGGGCATTCCTCAGGCTTCACCAGCGAGGAAAAAG ACCCAGAAGAATTTCTTACCCTTCTGTTCCGGGTACTGAAAATGGAGCCACTCTTTCAGATCCG CTCGGCTGGTCAAGATCCCCACGGCTGCATCTTTTACCAAATATTTGTTGAGGACCACCCACCTCAAGTAGTGCCCACAGTGCAAGAGCTTCTGGAGGGGTCTTTGGTCACTGGAGACCTCAAGTTCACAGAG GCCCCCTCCTGCCTCATCCTCCAGATGCCACGGAATGGAAAGAACTTCAAGGCCTTCCGCACCATTCAGCCCAGCCTGGAACTTGACCTCACTGACCTCCTAGAAGAAA CGCCTCGGGAGTGCTCAATCTGCCAAGAATTGGCTGTGAATGAATGTCTGGATTGCTATGGAGACCCCAGCTTTGGCATTCAACGCATCAAACAGTTCTGCAGGGTTTGCAGTCAGCAG GTCCACAAGCACCGTGCCCGCCGTAGCCACCATCCGCGCCCTCTGCATCTGCCCAAGGAACTCTCCCCCTCTGGGTCCCTGCCAGAAATAATTCCTCGGCAGACCATGCAGCTCTTTGGTGTCCTTTGCATCGAGACCAGCCACTATGTAGCTTTTACCCGGCAAGGCCCAGATGTCCACCAATGGCTCTTCTTCGACAGCATGGCTGACCGTGAAG GTGGCCTGAATGGCTTTAACATCCCACGTGTCACACCCTGCTCAGAGGTGGCAGACTACTTAGAAATGTCCCCAGAGGAGCTTCGGAGCCTGGACCCCAAATCCTTGCCCGCTTGTGCCCGACGGCTGCTCTGTGATGCCTACATGTGCTTCTACCACAGCCCTTCCCTTGGCCTCTACAAATAA